The Oxalobacteraceae bacterium OTU3CINTB1 genome includes a window with the following:
- a CDS encoding HAD domain-containing protein, giving the protein MNLQLDDRDSKNMQNLKSEAASEQRRPLVFLDIDDVLCVDRTLNTRQVSAALAGDVTVNADEVWKHIFHAAAVENLRQLHAEYGPDYVVSSSWTLHLSREQLCATFQLTGLDFVAENLHQFWCCPRDEGSCRLWEIEAWLDTHLPKGAMPFVIIDDVISGGSLVGSDLETHTVFCNASAGFMYPQLQAARKILSANM; this is encoded by the coding sequence ATGAATTTGCAACTTGACGACAGAGATTCGAAAAACATGCAAAATCTAAAATCGGAGGCTGCTTCTGAGCAAAGACGGCCGTTAGTCTTCTTAGACATTGACGACGTCCTATGTGTGGATCGCACACTCAACACTCGCCAGGTCTCGGCTGCACTTGCTGGCGACGTCACAGTGAACGCAGATGAAGTGTGGAAGCATATCTTTCACGCAGCTGCGGTGGAAAATCTCCGACAGCTGCACGCCGAGTATGGCCCGGATTACGTAGTCAGCTCATCATGGACGCTACACCTCAGCAGAGAGCAGCTGTGTGCCACATTTCAACTTACCGGATTGGATTTTGTAGCAGAGAATCTACACCAATTCTGGTGTTGCCCACGCGACGAGGGAAGTTGCCGCCTTTGGGAAATTGAGGCGTGGCTCGACACCCATTTGCCTAAGGGGGCCATGCCATTTGTGATTATCGACGATGTCATAAGCGGCGGGTCGTTAGTTGGGTCCGACCTCGAGACGCACACTGTTTTTTGCAATGCCAGCGCAGGTTTCATGTACCCGCAGCTGCAGGCCGCCCGGAAAATTTTATCCGCCAATATGTAA
- a CDS encoding CocE/NonD family hydrolase, producing MESITRRNLLIRLSSLLASSALPSLVTASGSRYPGATPDVIVIPTKVYPTPEAPEGIFPVTYRKLLPVTAARARYPGFKPGKWTLKAGTVRREGARALPVDIIFERDVPMKLRDGTTIYTDVFRPANDAKAPAIFSWSPYGKAMGGQWLDDLPNRSGVPLNLVSELQRFEGADPAYWCAHGYAVVNPDPRGALNSEGNVNYWGRQLAEDGYDFIEWIAAQPWCNGKVVMSGNSWLAVSQWFIAAERPPHLVAIAPWEGLMDQGPASVPAPVMFGEIIIQSLAGQGYVEDQPRMLLDNPLMNAFWQDRRARVERIEVPVYVVASYTNMAHTVGTFDAWRHLGSSHKWLRVHNTQEWTDYYTPENVEDLRRFFDYYAKGEQNGWINTAPVRMAVLNPGGKDIVGRSESMFPPARAITRKLFLQSQGLAPTAAPSAKQSKHSADNGKTVWLHTFTDDSEISGYMTLRLWVEADGADDMDIAVSVRKRPGLAARLKELLPGAPDSNTSTGLLRVSLRELDTQRSTTLNPVLAMRRELRLKAGDVVPVDIALSPMAMRYSAGEVLELAVTAFRFPAFIPFSFGEAPIPYPADGLTFVPGHPGAMLSLGGPKEAMATRMQTLRPRTRNKGKHIIHFGGTYDSHLLFCDVPDILKS from the coding sequence ATGGAATCCATTACTCGACGCAACCTGTTGATACGTCTGAGCTCTTTGCTGGCTTCAAGCGCATTGCCGTCCCTCGTCACGGCCTCTGGCAGTCGATACCCCGGCGCCACGCCCGACGTTATTGTGATACCGACGAAGGTGTATCCTACGCCAGAAGCGCCGGAAGGGATTTTTCCCGTGACGTATCGCAAGCTGCTTCCAGTGACCGCAGCGCGTGCCCGCTATCCCGGATTCAAGCCTGGAAAATGGACTCTAAAAGCAGGTACCGTAAGGCGGGAGGGCGCGCGGGCGTTACCCGTCGATATTATTTTCGAACGCGACGTGCCCATGAAATTGCGGGACGGTACGACGATTTACACCGATGTATTTCGTCCGGCCAATGACGCAAAAGCACCAGCCATTTTCAGTTGGAGCCCCTATGGCAAGGCGATGGGGGGACAATGGCTGGACGACTTGCCTAACCGCTCGGGTGTTCCGCTTAACCTAGTATCCGAGTTGCAACGTTTCGAGGGCGCTGATCCCGCGTACTGGTGCGCCCATGGGTATGCGGTGGTCAACCCCGATCCACGTGGAGCGCTGAACTCCGAAGGAAATGTTAATTACTGGGGACGACAACTAGCCGAGGACGGATACGATTTCATAGAGTGGATTGCTGCGCAACCGTGGTGTAACGGCAAAGTTGTCATGTCAGGCAATTCATGGCTCGCTGTGTCGCAGTGGTTCATCGCCGCCGAGCGCCCGCCGCACTTGGTCGCCATCGCTCCTTGGGAGGGGCTAATGGATCAGGGGCCAGCTAGCGTGCCGGCACCGGTAATGTTTGGCGAGATAATTATCCAGAGCCTCGCCGGCCAAGGTTATGTTGAAGATCAGCCGAGGATGTTGCTCGACAATCCGTTGATGAACGCCTTCTGGCAAGACCGGCGTGCGCGGGTGGAACGAATTGAGGTCCCAGTCTATGTCGTCGCGAGTTATACCAATATGGCGCATACGGTCGGGACCTTTGACGCATGGCGGCACTTGGGAAGCAGTCACAAATGGCTTCGCGTACACAACACGCAAGAGTGGACGGATTATTACACGCCTGAGAATGTGGAAGATCTTCGGCGGTTCTTCGATTACTATGCAAAGGGCGAGCAGAATGGGTGGATAAATACTGCGCCGGTGCGCATGGCTGTTCTAAATCCGGGCGGCAAGGACATAGTCGGACGCAGTGAGTCGATGTTTCCGCCAGCGCGGGCGATAACCAGGAAGTTATTTCTGCAATCACAGGGCCTGGCGCCAACGGCTGCCCCAAGCGCGAAACAGTCAAAACACTCGGCGGACAATGGCAAAACGGTCTGGTTGCATACTTTTACAGATGATAGCGAAATCAGTGGTTACATGACTTTGCGGCTATGGGTAGAGGCTGACGGCGCGGACGATATGGATATCGCCGTCAGTGTGCGCAAGCGCCCGGGTTTGGCGGCACGCCTCAAGGAGTTACTGCCGGGGGCGCCTGACAGCAATACCTCTACTGGTCTGCTACGCGTATCACTGCGGGAGCTTGATACGCAGCGGTCAACGACGCTCAACCCCGTGCTCGCGATGCGCCGCGAGCTGCGGTTAAAAGCCGGTGACGTTGTGCCGGTTGATATCGCTCTGTCGCCGATGGCAATGCGATACAGCGCAGGTGAAGTACTTGAATTGGCGGTGACGGCGTTTCGCTTTCCGGCCTTTATACCGTTTAGCTTTGGCGAAGCCCCAATTCCCTATCCAGCCGATGGACTGACGTTTGTACCGGGCCATCCAGGTGCGATGCTCAGTCTGGGCGGTCCCAAGGAAGCCATGGCGACACGTATGCAGACCTTGCGCCCTAGAACACGTAACAAAGGCAAGCACATCATCCACTTCGGCGGAACGTACGATAGTCACTTATTATTCTGTGACGTGCCTGATATCCTGAAGTCGTAA
- a CDS encoding MarR family transcriptional regulator, with product MERALADLQVTPPQFLVLRLLAEHHGSSNAELSRMTGLTTPTVTVIVNNLKRREALVSRAHAVNGRVRHLDLTATGAELLSACKLRAAKVEQGLEAGLSPSEVAIISRWLLRSELGLTGEGSDREHRPTVSD from the coding sequence ATGGAGCGGGCCCTTGCTGACCTCCAAGTAACGCCACCGCAGTTTCTGGTACTGCGCCTGCTCGCGGAGCATCATGGCAGTTCAAATGCAGAGTTGTCCCGCATGACGGGGCTGACGACGCCGACCGTTACCGTTATTGTGAACAACCTAAAACGCAGGGAAGCTTTGGTGAGCCGCGCCCATGCCGTCAATGGCCGGGTGAGGCATCTTGATCTGACAGCGACAGGCGCCGAATTGCTATCGGCTTGCAAACTCCGCGCGGCCAAGGTTGAACAGGGATTGGAAGCAGGATTATCCCCTAGTGAGGTTGCAATCATCTCGCGCTGGTTGCTGCGCTCGGAATTAGGTTTAACGGGCGAGGGTTCCGATCGTGAGCATCGACCGACCGTGAGTGATTAA
- a CDS encoding NF038120 family PEP-CTERM protein codes for MIRKVLLSIAAAVLTTSAAAETIDFESQDGGYGYSNYSFLEDGFRVTYSPISVFGFYLIDDPADHLGQCNPACASNGTTAFYSMNESSVTIDLENKGVFSLNSFDVAQTFIGNNRPLTLTLTATGVNGDVTQKIFIDADAAKTFSSLKFVDFVNISSLTIVGGNEFPEFAIDNINVSPSAVPEPASWAMLIVGLGVIGGAVRRRRVLCDIA; via the coding sequence GTGATCCGAAAAGTATTACTGTCTATCGCAGCGGCTGTTTTAACCACTTCTGCAGCGGCCGAGACTATTGACTTTGAGTCGCAGGATGGTGGCTACGGTTACTCGAACTACAGTTTTTTAGAGGATGGGTTTAGAGTAACTTACTCTCCAATTAGTGTTTTCGGGTTTTATCTGATTGATGATCCAGCTGATCATCTGGGTCAGTGTAATCCGGCGTGCGCCTCGAACGGAACGACTGCTTTTTATTCTATGAACGAAAGTAGTGTCACTATAGATCTCGAGAACAAGGGGGTTTTTTCCTTGAATTCGTTTGATGTGGCTCAGACATTTATTGGGAACAATCGACCCTTAACATTAACATTGACTGCGACGGGAGTTAATGGCGATGTGACACAAAAAATCTTCATTGACGCTGATGCGGCCAAAACATTTTCGAGTTTAAAGTTTGTCGACTTCGTTAATATTTCATCCTTGACAATCGTGGGAGGAAATGAGTTTCCGGAGTTTGCAATTGACAACATCAACGTCTCTCCATCGGCAGTTCCGGAACCTGCCTCTTGGGCAATGCTGATTGTTGGCCTCGGAGTCATTGGCGGAGCAGTTCGGCGCAGGCGGGTCCTTTGCGACATCGCTTGA
- a CDS encoding MarR family winged helix-turn-helix transcriptional regulator, producing the protein MKKNTSLAAAAALSETVLALFRASNSLMAAGDRLVAPLGLTSSRWQVLGTIVAAERPQPVAWLARDMGASRQNVQRVVNDLLREGYVCTAPNSHHRRASLVLLTDKGREAFDNAIELKTPWMNKLSSDIDVEDIEAMKRVLATLLSRLDAELAGKEVA; encoded by the coding sequence ATGAAAAAAAATACCTCTTTGGCGGCCGCTGCCGCCCTCAGTGAAACAGTATTAGCTTTGTTTAGGGCCTCTAACAGTTTGATGGCCGCAGGAGACCGTCTAGTTGCCCCCCTTGGATTGACGAGTTCGCGGTGGCAGGTGCTGGGTACAATCGTCGCGGCGGAACGCCCTCAACCTGTCGCGTGGCTGGCGCGCGACATGGGAGCTAGCCGACAAAACGTTCAGCGGGTCGTCAATGATTTGTTGCGAGAAGGCTACGTTTGTACGGCTCCCAATTCCCACCATCGAAGAGCCTCGCTAGTGTTGCTAACTGACAAAGGTCGAGAAGCCTTTGACAACGCTATAGAACTAAAGACCCCGTGGATGAACAAGTTGTCTTCAGATATTGATGTTGAGGATATTGAAGCTATGAAGCGAGTATTGGCTACGTTGCTTTCGCGTCTAGATGCCGAGTTAGCGGGCAAAGAGGTTGCATAA
- a CDS encoding nuclear transport factor 2 family protein, with translation MTLLKDDTSRRSAAQHAVAEHLRLTSAGLVNEWVKLFAPDAVLEFPFAPAGVPKKVVGHEALVAHMANFPKIFDVKFVDMVFHDTVDPSLVITEFRSTGTAIPTGKAYEQTCISVVRTNDEALITHYLDYWNPLVAIESLTPQDTSSHPASGVTFAG, from the coding sequence ATGACATTACTGAAAGACGACACCTCCCGCCGCTCTGCCGCCCAGCATGCTGTAGCCGAACACCTGCGCCTCACTTCCGCTGGATTAGTAAACGAATGGGTAAAGCTTTTCGCCCCAGACGCAGTGCTCGAATTTCCGTTCGCCCCAGCAGGCGTACCAAAGAAGGTAGTCGGCCATGAAGCATTGGTGGCACATATGGCCAACTTCCCCAAAATCTTCGATGTCAAGTTCGTCGACATGGTGTTTCACGATACAGTCGACCCGAGTCTGGTAATCACCGAATTCCGTTCCACAGGTACCGCAATCCCTACCGGCAAAGCGTACGAGCAAACTTGTATTTCCGTAGTTCGCACCAATGACGAAGCGCTTATCACTCACTATTTGGACTACTGGAATCCTCTGGTAGCCATCGAATCGCTGACGCCTCAAGATACCTCTTCTCACCCTGCATCTGGCGTTACTTTCGCTGGATGA
- a CDS encoding ATP-binding protein: MHSPIASCLLSPGREAKILTANVAYLEVTGRTREELIGVSLFEAFPGNPEDDADTGVQALRKTMDEVLDTEQPHKMPLQRYPIAVTHPNGSTAFEERYWSAEITPIFNEDGKQVFIMLTIADVSERVRSDVALKESEGRMRAFMTASADVVYRMSPDWRFMHGLDGRGFLKTTASWDEYRIEEYVHAADVELARNAIATAIRTKSVFELEHRVIRVDGTEGWTYSKAVPLLDETGDIREWVGAASDITERKRVELKLKEADRRKDDFLAMLAHELRNPLAPISSAVELLPRLTNNPDQVFSISQVITRQVRHLTMLVDDLLDVARVTKGMVEIESNVVNIAEVLTDASEQVLPHFQSRRQVLTWDASAAPLYVRGDHKRLVQVLTNLLNNSSKYTPESQTISAKIWKVNQEVRIEVQDTGIGIEEEFLPHVFDLFVQSKRSLARSEGGLGLGLSLVKSLVELHGGWVTAESAGPNLGSRFTISLPLENDNGETLASPATSQSSCEIPKAIRFLVVDDNVDAAEVTAAYIEAVRYSAHTVNDAQAAIALAEHTYFDACLLDIGLPGDMNGYDLARKLRGMPNTVGSLLIAVTGYGTAEDKAKGAAAGFDHYFVKPVKIQQIIELVQNL; this comes from the coding sequence ATGCATTCTCCTATTGCGAGTTGCCTTCTTTCGCCAGGCAGAGAAGCGAAAATTTTGACCGCAAACGTTGCGTATCTTGAAGTCACAGGCCGTACTCGTGAAGAACTGATTGGCGTGTCCCTCTTTGAAGCATTTCCTGGGAACCCGGAGGATGATGCTGACACAGGGGTCCAGGCATTGCGTAAAACAATGGATGAAGTTTTGGATACAGAGCAGCCTCATAAAATGCCGTTGCAACGTTATCCCATAGCAGTGACTCACCCTAACGGCTCAACAGCTTTCGAAGAGCGCTATTGGAGTGCGGAGATCACCCCTATTTTCAATGAGGACGGGAAGCAGGTCTTCATCATGCTCACTATCGCTGACGTAAGCGAACGGGTGCGCTCGGATGTAGCACTTAAGGAGAGCGAAGGACGTATGCGGGCGTTCATGACCGCCTCGGCTGATGTGGTCTATCGAATGAGTCCGGACTGGCGATTCATGCACGGACTTGACGGACGCGGCTTCTTAAAGACCACTGCCTCTTGGGATGAGTATCGTATAGAAGAATACGTTCACGCCGCAGATGTTGAGCTGGCCCGAAACGCAATCGCAACTGCGATTAGAACAAAAAGTGTGTTTGAACTTGAGCACCGCGTGATACGCGTTGATGGAACTGAGGGCTGGACCTATTCCAAAGCCGTTCCATTGCTCGACGAGACCGGTGACATTCGCGAGTGGGTAGGTGCAGCTAGCGATATTACCGAACGCAAACGTGTAGAACTAAAACTGAAGGAAGCCGACCGCCGTAAAGACGACTTTCTAGCTATGCTTGCGCACGAACTCAGGAACCCGCTAGCGCCGATAAGCTCGGCGGTGGAACTATTGCCCCGTTTAACAAACAACCCGGACCAGGTCTTCTCAATTAGCCAAGTCATCACTAGGCAAGTTCGTCACCTTACCATGCTAGTAGACGACCTCCTGGACGTCGCCCGCGTAACTAAAGGGATGGTGGAGATTGAAAGCAACGTGGTGAACATTGCAGAAGTGCTGACAGACGCAAGCGAACAGGTTTTGCCTCATTTTCAAAGCCGGAGGCAGGTGCTCACGTGGGATGCGTCCGCAGCCCCCTTGTATGTTCGGGGCGACCACAAGCGATTGGTTCAGGTGCTTACCAACTTGCTCAACAACTCTTCAAAATACACCCCAGAATCTCAAACTATCTCTGCGAAAATTTGGAAGGTCAACCAAGAAGTTCGAATAGAGGTTCAAGATACCGGCATCGGCATCGAAGAGGAATTTCTGCCGCATGTTTTCGACCTATTCGTTCAGAGTAAGCGAAGTTTGGCTAGGTCGGAGGGTGGGCTTGGGCTAGGACTGTCGCTGGTTAAGAGCCTAGTAGAGTTACACGGCGGATGGGTCACGGCGGAAAGTGCCGGCCCGAACTTGGGCAGCCGCTTTACTATTAGCCTTCCACTAGAGAACGACAATGGAGAGACATTGGCGAGTCCTGCAACTTCACAAAGCTCCTGTGAGATACCGAAAGCGATTCGTTTTTTGGTTGTCGATGACAACGTAGATGCTGCTGAGGTCACTGCAGCTTATATTGAGGCAGTTCGGTACTCTGCCCACACGGTCAACGATGCTCAGGCAGCGATTGCGTTGGCCGAACATACCTATTTTGATGCTTGTCTTCTGGACATCGGCTTACCGGGCGACATGAACGGATATGACCTCGCGCGTAAACTGAGAGGTATGCCCAATACCGTTGGCTCTTTACTTATCGCAGTCACGGGGTATGGTACTGCGGAGGATAAGGCGAAAGGCGCTGCAGCTGGCTTTGACCACTATTTTGTCAAACCGGTGAAGATACAACAAATTATCGAGCTCGTACAAAACCTGTAG
- a CDS encoding Dam family site-specific DNA-(adenine-N6)-methyltransferase, producing the protein MKNSKYTRPPLRWAGGKQRILSRVLPHIQGSGRLIEPFVGAGSVFTAAGERDIIINDANADLIEFYQCLKRDVNGYIEAAAIFFTEANRSVEAYVANRDRFNKSESGVERAALLLYLNKFGFNGLYRVNKRNSFNVPYGHPKKLPEFPRLQLLEMAVKLQKVQIQHGDFTAAIALASAGDVVYCDPPYADASVAKRSFTAYTSDSFSWQQQQQLVDVSHAAVARGATVVISNHDNEVTRALYKGAEIHSFDVRRSVAANGEARTAARELIAVFRPSAVSRSTAGQSIPAKDAVEANIPGSNSNSNAAASTEYFDIFELSEVLGISVAKLRALGREEGWRLPPPANFGSNIGIVRWRAHEVSQWMVETGFSANGGH; encoded by the coding sequence ATGAAAAATTCCAAGTACACCCGACCGCCACTACGATGGGCTGGCGGCAAACAGCGCATCCTCTCAAGGGTGCTCCCTCACATCCAAGGCTCAGGAAGACTGATAGAGCCATTTGTAGGCGCTGGGTCGGTGTTCACAGCAGCAGGTGAGCGCGACATCATCATCAACGACGCTAACGCCGACCTCATTGAGTTCTATCAATGCCTGAAAAGAGACGTCAACGGTTACATAGAGGCTGCTGCCATCTTCTTTACCGAGGCAAACAGGAGCGTCGAGGCATACGTCGCAAATCGCGACCGATTCAATAAAAGCGAATCCGGCGTCGAACGTGCGGCCCTCCTTCTTTACCTCAATAAATTCGGTTTTAACGGGCTATACCGAGTCAACAAGCGGAATAGCTTCAATGTGCCGTATGGCCATCCCAAAAAACTTCCTGAGTTTCCTCGCCTGCAGCTCCTGGAAATGGCGGTGAAACTGCAAAAGGTGCAAATCCAGCACGGTGATTTTACGGCTGCTATAGCTCTCGCATCTGCTGGGGATGTCGTCTACTGTGACCCGCCCTACGCTGATGCGTCCGTGGCCAAACGCTCTTTCACCGCCTACACCTCCGATTCGTTTAGCTGGCAACAACAGCAGCAATTGGTCGATGTCTCGCACGCAGCGGTTGCGCGAGGTGCGACCGTGGTCATCTCGAACCATGACAACGAGGTCACTCGTGCGTTGTATAAGGGGGCAGAGATTCATTCGTTTGATGTGCGCAGAAGTGTCGCTGCTAATGGCGAAGCGCGCACGGCCGCACGGGAATTGATAGCAGTCTTCCGTCCATCTGCAGTATCAAGGTCCACAGCTGGCCAATCGATTCCAGCTAAGGATGCCGTTGAGGCTAATATTCCCGGCTCCAATTCGAACTCCAACGCAGCGGCTAGCACAGAGTATTTCGATATATTTGAGCTGTCAGAAGTCCTTGGAATTTCTGTGGCCAAATTAAGAGCTCTGGGTAGGGAGGAAGGATGGCGATTGCCTCCGCCTGCGAACTTCGGCAGTAACATCGGCATCGTAAGATGGCGAGCCCATGAAGTGAGCCAATGGATGGTTGAGACCGGTTTTTCCGCCAACGGCGGGCACTGA
- a CDS encoding IMPACT family protein → MPQTIIAPVQHELLIKKSRFIACVQPMTDRAAAQKVVAELWAQHPQAAHVCWALLAGGQSAAVDDGEPSGTAGRPMLDVLRHQDLEGVLATVVRYFGGIKLGAGGLVRAYTDSVAQALLSAEKIAIIKLRHLICTVPYAMEGMIRREIETAGASLDNVFHADDVRFEFSLADIAAVPFIIRLNEAGHGRIRWTDPDDE, encoded by the coding sequence ATGCCTCAAACCATTATCGCCCCCGTCCAGCATGAATTGCTGATTAAAAAGAGCCGTTTTATTGCCTGCGTGCAGCCAATGACGGACCGGGCGGCCGCGCAAAAAGTGGTGGCGGAATTATGGGCGCAACATCCCCAAGCGGCCCACGTATGCTGGGCATTATTAGCGGGCGGACAATCGGCGGCGGTCGATGATGGCGAACCCAGCGGAACGGCCGGGCGGCCCATGCTGGATGTTTTAAGGCATCAGGATCTGGAGGGCGTATTGGCCACTGTCGTGCGTTATTTCGGCGGGATTAAATTGGGTGCGGGCGGTTTGGTGCGGGCTTATACCGACAGCGTAGCGCAGGCTTTATTAAGCGCCGAGAAAATCGCCATTATCAAGCTGCGCCATTTAATCTGCACCGTACCGTACGCGATGGAAGGAATGATACGGCGCGAAATCGAAACGGCCGGCGCCAGCCTGGATAATGTATTCCACGCGGACGACGTCCGGTTCGAATTCAGCCTGGCGGACATTGCCGCCGTGCCGTTTATCATCCGCCTTAATGAGGCGGGTCACGGACGCATCCGCTGGACCGATCCCGACGACGAGTAG
- a CDS encoding DUF418 domain-containing protein — protein sequence MNTTSSRLDVIDALRGFAIVSIMLLHNIEHFDLYFSPAGIPDWLKLVDKMIWDSMFFLFGGKSYAIFALLFGMTFYIQWHSREQRGEDFRPRFAWRLALLLAFGLVNSMFYHGDILSIYAVLGLALIPVARLRSGTVLAIAVLLLLQPYAWFEFFQALPNPDEKLADPASWAYFGRANEYMAHGSAATVWWENLTNGKVGVIRWSWENGRVFQIPALFMLGMLAGRKGVFKSTRENQRFWSRTLFIAVLAFIPFYLLKSYPESWNVGLAVQRPLLVIVTSWSNLAFMVVLVSAFALLFYFWRWLAFFSPLGRMSLTSYVVQSLVGTSIYYGFGLGMYQHTGASYALAIGIVLALLQRQFSVWWLKSHKQGPLETLWHRGTWVGSPR from the coding sequence ATGAACACCACTTCTTCTCGTCTGGATGTGATCGATGCGTTGCGCGGCTTCGCCATCGTCTCGATCATGCTGCTCCACAATATCGAGCATTTCGACCTCTACTTCTCGCCGGCGGGCATACCCGATTGGCTGAAGCTGGTCGACAAAATGATCTGGGACAGCATGTTTTTCCTGTTCGGCGGCAAGTCCTACGCCATCTTCGCGCTGCTGTTCGGCATGACCTTTTACATCCAGTGGCATAGCCGCGAGCAGCGCGGCGAGGACTTCCGCCCCCGCTTCGCGTGGCGCCTGGCGTTGCTGCTGGCGTTCGGCCTGGTCAATTCAATGTTTTACCACGGCGATATTCTGAGCATTTATGCGGTGCTGGGTCTGGCGTTGATCCCCGTCGCGCGATTGCGGAGCGGCACGGTGCTGGCGATCGCCGTGCTATTGCTGCTGCAACCTTATGCATGGTTTGAGTTTTTCCAGGCATTACCAAATCCTGACGAGAAACTTGCCGACCCGGCGTCGTGGGCTTATTTTGGCCGGGCAAATGAATATATGGCGCATGGCTCGGCGGCGACGGTATGGTGGGAAAACCTGACTAACGGTAAAGTTGGGGTTATTCGCTGGAGTTGGGAAAACGGCCGCGTGTTCCAGATTCCCGCGTTGTTTATGCTGGGCATGCTCGCGGGCAGAAAAGGCGTATTTAAAAGCACCCGGGAAAACCAGCGGTTTTGGTCGCGGACGTTGTTCATCGCCGTGCTGGCGTTTATTCCATTCTATTTGCTGAAGTCTTATCCGGAATCGTGGAATGTCGGCCTGGCGGTTCAACGGCCGCTGCTGGTCATTGTGACGTCGTGGTCGAATCTCGCGTTTATGGTGGTGCTGGTATCCGCCTTTGCGCTGCTGTTTTATTTCTGGCGCTGGCTGGCATTTTTCTCGCCGTTGGGAAGAATGAGTTTGACCAGCTATGTCGTGCAATCGCTGGTCGGCACGTCGATTTATTATGGCTTCGGCTTGGGCATGTATCAACATACCGGCGCCAGTTATGCGCTGGCGATAGGGATCGTGCTGGCCCTGCTGCAGCGACAGTTCAGCGTGTGGTGGCTGAAGAGCCACAAGCAAGGGCCGCTTGAAACCCTGTGGCATCGCGGCACCTGGGTGGGTTCTCCCAGGTAG